One Equus asinus isolate D_3611 breed Donkey chromosome 26, EquAss-T2T_v2, whole genome shotgun sequence genomic window carries:
- the VASP gene encoding vasodilator-stimulated phosphoprotein isoform X2 → MSETVICSSRATVMVYDDSNKRWLPAGTGPQAFSRVQIYHNPTANSFRVVGRKMQPDQQVVINCAIIRGVKYNQATPNFHQWRDARQVWGLNFGSKEDAAQFAAGMASALEALEGGGPPPPPPPAAPPAWSVQNGPSPEELEQQKRQQPGQPEYAERERRVSNAGGPPTPLAGGPPPPPGPPPPPGPPPPPGLPPSGGSTAGHGAGGGPPPAPPLPTAQGPSGGGAGAPGLAAAIAGAKLRKVSKEEASGGPPAPKAESSRSTGGGLMEEMNAMLARRRKATQVGEKPAKDESANQEEPEARVPAHTESVRRPWEKNSTTLPRMKSSSSVTASEAHPHTPSSSDESDLERVKQELLEEVRKELQKVKEEIIEAFVQELRKRGSP, encoded by the exons ATGAG CGAGACGGTCATCTGCTCCAGCCGGGCCACTGTGATGGTTTACGATGACAGCAACAAGCGATGGTTGCCTGCTGGCACGGGCCCCCAGGCCTTCAGCCGAGTCCAGATCTACCACAACCCCACGGCCAATTCCTTCCGCGTCGTTGGCAGGAAGATGCAGCCAGACCAGCAG GTCGTCATCAACTGTGCCATCATCCGGGGCGTCAAGTATAACCAGGCCACTCCCAACTTCCACCAGTGGCGTGATGCCCGCCAGGTCTGGGGCCTCAACTTCGGGAGCAAGGAGGACGCCGCGCAGTTTGCCGCGGGCATGGCCAGCGCGCTAGAGGCCCTGGAAG GAGGAGGGCCTCCACCCCCGCCACCACCGGCAGCCCCTCCCGCCTGGTCAGTTCAGAACGGTCCCTCCCCTGAGGAGCTGGAGCAGCAGAaaag GCAGCAGCCGGGCCAGCCAGAGTACGCGGAGCGGGAGCGCCGGGTCTCCAATGCAG GAGGCCCACCTACTCCCTTAGCTGGGGgaccacccccacctccaggacctccacctcctccgggtccccccccaccccctggtcTGCCCCCCTCGGGGGGCTCCACCGCGGGGCATGGAGCCGGGGGAGGTCCACCCCCTGCTCCCCCCCTCCCCACAGCACAAGGCCCCagtggtggtggggctggggccCCCGGCCTGGCCGCGGCCATAGCGGGAGCCAAACTCAGGAAAGTCAGCAAG GAGGAGGCCTCAGGGGGTCCCCCAGCCCCCAAAGCTGAGAGCAGTCGAAGCACAGGTGGGGGTCTCATGGAAGAGATGAATGCCATGCTGGCCCGAAG AAGGAAAGCCACACAAGTTGGGGAGAAACCCGCCAAGGATGAATCTGCCAAT CAGGAGGAGCCAGAGGCCAGAGTCCCAGCCCATACTG AATCAGTGCGGAGACCATGGGAGAAGAACAGCACAACCTTGCCAAG GATGAAGTCGTCTTCTTCGGTGACCGCTTCCGAGGCCCACCCCCATACGCCCAGCTCCAGTGATGAATCAGACCTGGAGAGAGTGAAACAG GAGCTTctggaagaggtgaggaaggaactgcagaaagtaaaagaggaaataattgaAG CCTTTGTCCAGGAGCTCAGGAAGCGGGGTTCCCCCTGA
- the VASP gene encoding vasodilator-stimulated phosphoprotein isoform X3, which translates to MSETVICSSRATVMVYDDSNKRWLPAGTGPQAFSRVQIYHNPTANSFRVVGRKMQPDQQVVINCAIIRGVKYNQATPNFHQWRDARQVWGLNFGSKEDAAQFAAGMASALEALEGGGPPPPPPPAAPPAWSVQNGPSPEELEQQKRQQPGQPEYAERERRVSNAGGPPTPLAGGPPPPPGPPPPPGPPPPPGLPPSGGSTAGHGAGGGPPPAPPLPTAQGPSGGGAGAPGLAAAIAGAKLRKVSKQEEASGGPPAPKAESSRSTGGGLMEEMNAMLARRRKATQVGEKPAKDESANEEPEARVPAHTESVRRPWEKNSTTLPRMKSSSSVTASEAHPHTPSSSDESDLERVKQELLEEVRKELQKVKEEIIEAFVQELRKRGSP; encoded by the exons ATGAG CGAGACGGTCATCTGCTCCAGCCGGGCCACTGTGATGGTTTACGATGACAGCAACAAGCGATGGTTGCCTGCTGGCACGGGCCCCCAGGCCTTCAGCCGAGTCCAGATCTACCACAACCCCACGGCCAATTCCTTCCGCGTCGTTGGCAGGAAGATGCAGCCAGACCAGCAG GTCGTCATCAACTGTGCCATCATCCGGGGCGTCAAGTATAACCAGGCCACTCCCAACTTCCACCAGTGGCGTGATGCCCGCCAGGTCTGGGGCCTCAACTTCGGGAGCAAGGAGGACGCCGCGCAGTTTGCCGCGGGCATGGCCAGCGCGCTAGAGGCCCTGGAAG GAGGAGGGCCTCCACCCCCGCCACCACCGGCAGCCCCTCCCGCCTGGTCAGTTCAGAACGGTCCCTCCCCTGAGGAGCTGGAGCAGCAGAaaag GCAGCAGCCGGGCCAGCCAGAGTACGCGGAGCGGGAGCGCCGGGTCTCCAATGCAG GAGGCCCACCTACTCCCTTAGCTGGGGgaccacccccacctccaggacctccacctcctccgggtccccccccaccccctggtcTGCCCCCCTCGGGGGGCTCCACCGCGGGGCATGGAGCCGGGGGAGGTCCACCCCCTGCTCCCCCCCTCCCCACAGCACAAGGCCCCagtggtggtggggctggggccCCCGGCCTGGCCGCGGCCATAGCGGGAGCCAAACTCAGGAAAGTCAGCAAG CAGGAGGAGGCCTCAGGGGGTCCCCCAGCCCCCAAAGCTGAGAGCAGTCGAAGCACAGGTGGGGGTCTCATGGAAGAGATGAATGCCATGCTGGCCCGAAG AAGGAAAGCCACACAAGTTGGGGAGAAACCCGCCAAGGATGAATCTGCCAAT GAGGAGCCAGAGGCCAGAGTCCCAGCCCATACTG AATCAGTGCGGAGACCATGGGAGAAGAACAGCACAACCTTGCCAAG GATGAAGTCGTCTTCTTCGGTGACCGCTTCCGAGGCCCACCCCCATACGCCCAGCTCCAGTGATGAATCAGACCTGGAGAGAGTGAAACAG GAGCTTctggaagaggtgaggaaggaactgcagaaagtaaaagaggaaataattgaAG CCTTTGTCCAGGAGCTCAGGAAGCGGGGTTCCCCCTGA
- the VASP gene encoding vasodilator-stimulated phosphoprotein isoform X4, with amino-acid sequence MSETVICSSRATVMVYDDSNKRWLPAGTGPQAFSRVQIYHNPTANSFRVVGRKMQPDQQVVINCAIIRGVKYNQATPNFHQWRDARQVWGLNFGSKEDAAQFAAGMASALEALEGGGPPPPPPPAAPPAWSVQNGPSPEELEQQKRQQPGQPEYAERERRVSNAGGPPTPLAGGPPPPPGPPPPPGPPPPPGLPPSGGSTAGHGAGGGPPPAPPLPTAQGPSGGGAGAPGLAAAIAGAKLRKVSKEEASGGPPAPKAESSRSTGGGLMEEMNAMLARRRKATQVGEKPAKDESANEEPEARVPAHTESVRRPWEKNSTTLPRMKSSSSVTASEAHPHTPSSSDESDLERVKQELLEEVRKELQKVKEEIIEAFVQELRKRGSP; translated from the exons ATGAG CGAGACGGTCATCTGCTCCAGCCGGGCCACTGTGATGGTTTACGATGACAGCAACAAGCGATGGTTGCCTGCTGGCACGGGCCCCCAGGCCTTCAGCCGAGTCCAGATCTACCACAACCCCACGGCCAATTCCTTCCGCGTCGTTGGCAGGAAGATGCAGCCAGACCAGCAG GTCGTCATCAACTGTGCCATCATCCGGGGCGTCAAGTATAACCAGGCCACTCCCAACTTCCACCAGTGGCGTGATGCCCGCCAGGTCTGGGGCCTCAACTTCGGGAGCAAGGAGGACGCCGCGCAGTTTGCCGCGGGCATGGCCAGCGCGCTAGAGGCCCTGGAAG GAGGAGGGCCTCCACCCCCGCCACCACCGGCAGCCCCTCCCGCCTGGTCAGTTCAGAACGGTCCCTCCCCTGAGGAGCTGGAGCAGCAGAaaag GCAGCAGCCGGGCCAGCCAGAGTACGCGGAGCGGGAGCGCCGGGTCTCCAATGCAG GAGGCCCACCTACTCCCTTAGCTGGGGgaccacccccacctccaggacctccacctcctccgggtccccccccaccccctggtcTGCCCCCCTCGGGGGGCTCCACCGCGGGGCATGGAGCCGGGGGAGGTCCACCCCCTGCTCCCCCCCTCCCCACAGCACAAGGCCCCagtggtggtggggctggggccCCCGGCCTGGCCGCGGCCATAGCGGGAGCCAAACTCAGGAAAGTCAGCAAG GAGGAGGCCTCAGGGGGTCCCCCAGCCCCCAAAGCTGAGAGCAGTCGAAGCACAGGTGGGGGTCTCATGGAAGAGATGAATGCCATGCTGGCCCGAAG AAGGAAAGCCACACAAGTTGGGGAGAAACCCGCCAAGGATGAATCTGCCAAT GAGGAGCCAGAGGCCAGAGTCCCAGCCCATACTG AATCAGTGCGGAGACCATGGGAGAAGAACAGCACAACCTTGCCAAG GATGAAGTCGTCTTCTTCGGTGACCGCTTCCGAGGCCCACCCCCATACGCCCAGCTCCAGTGATGAATCAGACCTGGAGAGAGTGAAACAG GAGCTTctggaagaggtgaggaaggaactgcagaaagtaaaagaggaaataattgaAG CCTTTGTCCAGGAGCTCAGGAAGCGGGGTTCCCCCTGA
- the VASP gene encoding vasodilator-stimulated phosphoprotein isoform X1, which translates to MSETVICSSRATVMVYDDSNKRWLPAGTGPQAFSRVQIYHNPTANSFRVVGRKMQPDQQVVINCAIIRGVKYNQATPNFHQWRDARQVWGLNFGSKEDAAQFAAGMASALEALEGGGPPPPPPPAAPPAWSVQNGPSPEELEQQKRQQPGQPEYAERERRVSNAGGPPTPLAGGPPPPPGPPPPPGPPPPPGLPPSGGSTAGHGAGGGPPPAPPLPTAQGPSGGGAGAPGLAAAIAGAKLRKVSKQEEASGGPPAPKAESSRSTGGGLMEEMNAMLARRRKATQVGEKPAKDESANQEEPEARVPAHTESVRRPWEKNSTTLPRMKSSSSVTASEAHPHTPSSSDESDLERVKQELLEEVRKELQKVKEEIIEAFVQELRKRGSP; encoded by the exons ATGAG CGAGACGGTCATCTGCTCCAGCCGGGCCACTGTGATGGTTTACGATGACAGCAACAAGCGATGGTTGCCTGCTGGCACGGGCCCCCAGGCCTTCAGCCGAGTCCAGATCTACCACAACCCCACGGCCAATTCCTTCCGCGTCGTTGGCAGGAAGATGCAGCCAGACCAGCAG GTCGTCATCAACTGTGCCATCATCCGGGGCGTCAAGTATAACCAGGCCACTCCCAACTTCCACCAGTGGCGTGATGCCCGCCAGGTCTGGGGCCTCAACTTCGGGAGCAAGGAGGACGCCGCGCAGTTTGCCGCGGGCATGGCCAGCGCGCTAGAGGCCCTGGAAG GAGGAGGGCCTCCACCCCCGCCACCACCGGCAGCCCCTCCCGCCTGGTCAGTTCAGAACGGTCCCTCCCCTGAGGAGCTGGAGCAGCAGAaaag GCAGCAGCCGGGCCAGCCAGAGTACGCGGAGCGGGAGCGCCGGGTCTCCAATGCAG GAGGCCCACCTACTCCCTTAGCTGGGGgaccacccccacctccaggacctccacctcctccgggtccccccccaccccctggtcTGCCCCCCTCGGGGGGCTCCACCGCGGGGCATGGAGCCGGGGGAGGTCCACCCCCTGCTCCCCCCCTCCCCACAGCACAAGGCCCCagtggtggtggggctggggccCCCGGCCTGGCCGCGGCCATAGCGGGAGCCAAACTCAGGAAAGTCAGCAAG CAGGAGGAGGCCTCAGGGGGTCCCCCAGCCCCCAAAGCTGAGAGCAGTCGAAGCACAGGTGGGGGTCTCATGGAAGAGATGAATGCCATGCTGGCCCGAAG AAGGAAAGCCACACAAGTTGGGGAGAAACCCGCCAAGGATGAATCTGCCAAT CAGGAGGAGCCAGAGGCCAGAGTCCCAGCCCATACTG AATCAGTGCGGAGACCATGGGAGAAGAACAGCACAACCTTGCCAAG GATGAAGTCGTCTTCTTCGGTGACCGCTTCCGAGGCCCACCCCCATACGCCCAGCTCCAGTGATGAATCAGACCTGGAGAGAGTGAAACAG GAGCTTctggaagaggtgaggaaggaactgcagaaagtaaaagaggaaataattgaAG CCTTTGTCCAGGAGCTCAGGAAGCGGGGTTCCCCCTGA